Below is a genomic region from Catenuloplanes atrovinosus.
CAGCGCCTCGCCGTCCTCGGTGCGGCCCGCCTCCCGGCCGGGCAGCACGCTCAGGTGGTGGGCGAACCAGTGGCCGGGGTCGTCGGCCCTCTCCAGCAGCAGCGCCAGGCACTCCTCGATCGGGCCCTCGTCCAGGACGGTCCAGAAGCCGCGGCGGGCGCCGTGAGCGGTGAGAAGGGCCTCGGAGTGTACGGGCAGGAGGTCGCTGGCTTCGTTGCCCGCGACGGCGAGCTCCACGGATTGCAATCGCGCACTGTTCACCGACACAGCGTAGGAGGCCTTGACCAGGGCCGGAATCTCATCGCGAAGACTCCGGCCCTGATCGCCCAGTCAGACGAGCGCGTGCTCGCCGCGCTGCTTGAGCTCGTCGACGAGCTGCTTGACGTCCTGGGCGCGGTCGCGCGGGCAGACCAGCACCGCGTCGTCGGTGTCCACCACGATCAGGTCGCGGACGCCCAGCGCGGCCACCAGGCGGCCGGAGTGCGGCACCACGACCAGGTCGCTGGAGTCCTTGATCAGCACCTTGGGGCGCTCACCCGACGCGTCCGCGCCGAGCACCATGTTGCCCGCCTGGTCCGTGGTGAGCACCTCGCCGAGCGTGTGGAAGTCGCCGACGTCGTTCCACCCGAAGTCGCCGGAGACGGTCGCGACCTGGCCGGCCGCGGCGGCGCCCTCCATGACCGCGTAGTCGACGGAGATGCGCGGCAGCGTCGGCCACACCTCGCCGAGCACGTCCTCCTGCTCCGGGGTCTCCCAGGCGGCGGCGATGCGCGAGATGCCGGACGCCAGCTGCGGCTGCTGCCGGGCCAGCTCGGCGAGGAAGACGTCGACGCGCCAGACGAACATGCCGGCGTTCCACAGGTAGCGGCCGGACGAGACGTACGACTCCGCGACCTCGAAGGTCGGCTTCTCCTTGAACTCCTCCACGCGCATCAGCGGGCCGCCGTCGATGTCGCCGCCGCACTGCAGGTAGCCGTAGCCGGTCTCGGGGTGGGTCGGCGTGATGCCGACCGTCATCAGCAGACCGGACTCGGCGCCCACGATCGCGGACCGGAGCACCTCGACGTACGCCTCGGCGTCCGCGATCAGGTGGTCGGCCGCGAACGAGCCCATCACGGCCTCCGGCTCGTGACGCGCGATCACGGCGGCGGCCAGCGCGATCGCGGCGCACGAGTCACGCGGCGACGGCTCGACCAGGATGTTGGACTCGGGCAGACCGGCCAGCTGCCGGGACACCGCGGCGGCATGCGACACGCCGGTCACCACGAACGTCCGCTCCGCCGGGGCCAGCGGCTCCAGCCGGGCCACGGTGGCCTGCAGCAACGAGTCGTCGGTGCCGGTCAGCGGGTGGAGGAACTTGGGGTGACCCGCGCGGGACAGCGGCCACAGGCGCGTGCCGCTCCCGCCTGCCGGGATGACGGTGTAGAACATGGGCGCCATCATGCCCGGTCAAGATGAGTGCTCGAGCGTGCCACACATATACAGATGGTAACGATCAGTCACGGCTCAATGACCCAAAAGGGCGTTTCCGGTTACTCCGCGTCAGGCCGCCGCGCGCGTCCACGCGGCGACGTGCACGTCCGCGCTGGACTCCCAGGTGAACTCCTTCGCCCGGTCGAATCCCGCCTTCGCCAGCGACCGGCGGCGCGCCTCGTCGTCGAGCAGCGCGGCCAGGTCCGCCGCGATCTGGCCGGGCGCCTCCGAGGTGTAGGCCACCGCGTCGCCGCCGACCTCGGGCAGCGACAGCCGCGGCGTGGTGAGCACCGGGGCCGCACAGGCCATCGCCTCGAGGATCGGCAGACCGAAACCCTCGCCGTACGACGGGTACGCCGCGACCAGCGCGCCGCCCAGGAAGCCGGGCAGGTCCGCGTAGCGCAGGTAACCCGGGCGCAGCAGGCGCAGGTGCGGCGGCACCTCCGCCACGGCCCGGTCGATGTCGTCGTCGTGCCCCTGACCGCCCGCGATGACCAGCGCCGGCGGGTCGTCCCGGTCGGCGACCGCGCGCGCCCAGCCACGAATCAGGTTCGGCACGTTCTTCCGCGGCTCCTTCGCACCGAGGAACGCGACGTACTGCGTGCCCCCCAGGCCGAGGCGGGCCCGCACGCGCGCCTTCTCCTCGTCGGTGGGCGCGTGGAACGCGGTGTGGTCGACGCCGTGGTACGCCACATCGATCATGGTGGGGTCCGCGTCCAGCAGCCGGATCAGCTCGTCGCGGGTGGCCTTGCTGGGCACGATCACCCGGTTGGCCCGGCGCAGCGACGTCTTGATCGCGCTCCGGAAGAACGTGCGCTTGGACTTGTCGTAGTGCTCCGGCTCGGTGAAGAACGTGGCGTCGTGGACGGTCACGGTCACCGGGCACATCGCGCGCAGCGGGCAGGTGTAGAACGGCGAGTGCAGCACCCGCGCGCCGACCTGCTGGGCCAGCATCGGCAGGCCGGTCTGCTCCCAGGCGAGCCGGGCCGGGCGGTGCGCGACCGCGGCCGGGGCGGCGATGACCTCGGCGCCGGGCAGCATCCGCGCGTATCGCTCCTGGTCCGTCCGCAGCGCCACGACGGCCAGATCGACGGCGGTGCCGACCATGCCGCCGAGCGCGCCGAGCAGCCCGTCCACGTATCTGCCGACCCCGCCACGGTCGGCGGGGACGCTGGTGGCGTCGACGAGAACGCGGGGCGGTTGACCGGCGGTCACAGGGCAACTCCTCGATCTGTCAGCGGTGCGTGTGGTGCGGCCTCGCGCGAACCGGGGGCGGCGACCGGAGCAAGCCTACGCCGATCCGGTTCAGCGGCGATGTCCACGACGCGACGGTAAAGGGTCTTTCCATCCACCGCTCACACGGCATTATCGGATCTTCCGCCCACCCTCATCGCGCCGAGCAAGAGTAGTCACGCTCCGTACAACTTGATGAGGTCGGTTCGGAAAATTCGCCCGGCCGCGACGCCGTGACCTGGCCCGGTTCACCACCGGGCGCCGATTTCGCACATCACGCACATCAGCCCGACGCGGCGCGGCGCGCGGCGAGTTGCTCGAACGCGGCCAACGACTCCGGATTCGCCAGCGCGCCCGTGGCCGCGGCCTCGGTGGCCGGCGTTCCGCACAGGATCCGCTTCACCGGAACCTCCAGCTTCTTGCCGGACAGCGTGCGCGGCACCGCCCCGATCGTGTGAATCTCGTCCGGCACGTGCCGCGGCGACAACCCGGTCCGCAGCGCGTCCCGGATCGCCCGGGGATCAGGATCCAGACCATTCGCCGGTACGACGAACAGCAGCAGTTCCTCGGTCTCCTCCAGGTGCACGACCAGTGAGTCGGCGACTTCGTCCAGCCCCTCCACCACCGCATAGAACTCCGCGGTCCCGAGCCGCACGCCGCCCCGGTTGAGGGTGGCGTCGGACCGGCCGGTGATCACGCAGGAGCCGTCCTCGCCGATGGTGATCCAGTCGCCGTGCCGCCACACCCCCGGATAGACGCCGAAGTACGCCTCCCGGTACCGCTCGCCACGCTCGTCGCCCCAGAACCCGACCGGCATGCTCGGCATCGGCGCGGTGATCACCAGCTCGCCGAGCCGGTCGTGCACCGGCCTGCCGTCCGGATCGAACGCCTCCACCCGCGCGCCCAGCGCCCGGCAGGCGATCCGCCCGGACCGGACCGGCAGCAGCGGCGAGCCGCCCACGAAGCCGGTGCACACGTCCGTACCCCCGGAGAGGGAGTCCAGCCGCAGGTCACCGTGCACCTCGCGGTACACCCAGTCGAAGCCCTCGGCGGGCAGCGGCGCGCCGGTCGAGCCGATCCCGCGCACCCGGGACAGGTCCGCCACCTCCCGCGGCACCAGCCCGGCCTTGCGGCAGGCCAGCAGGAACGGCGCGGACGTGCCGAAGTACGTGGTCCCGGTCTCCTCCGCCAGCCGCCACATCGCGCCCAGGTCCGGGTGACCGGGGTCGCCGTCGAACAGCACGATCGAGGCGCCCACGGCCGGGCCGGAGACCAGGAAGTTCCACATCATCCAGCCGGTGGTGGTGAACCACAGGAACCGGTCGCCGGGGCCGAGATCGTGGTGCAGCGCCAGCATCTTCAGGTGCTCCAGCAGGATGCCGCCGTGCCCGTGCACGATCGGCTTCGGCAGCCCGGTGGTGCCGGAGGAGTAGAGCACGTACAGCGGATGATCGAACGGCACCGGCGCGAACTCCAGCGGCTCGTCCGTCGGCGCGGCCAGCGCGGACCACGGCTCCGCGTCCGCGCCGTCCCCCAGATACGGGATCACCACGGTATGGGTGAGCGACGGCAGCGCGGCGCGGATCTTCGCCACCTCGGCCCGCCGGTCGACCGTCTTGTTCCCGTAGCGGTAGCCGTCCACCGCGACCAGCACCGTCGGGGCGATCTGCCGCCAGCGGTCGATCACGCTGCGGACGCCGAACTCGGGCGCGCACGACGAGAAGACCGCGCCCAGACTCGCCGTGGCCAGCAGCAGCACCAGCGTCTCCGGGATGTTCGGCGCGTACGCCACCACCCGGTCGCCGCGCGTGACGCCGCGGGCGCGCAGCCCCGCCCGTACCCTCGCGACCTGGTCCGTCAGGTCCTTCCGGGTCCAGTCCCGGGGCGCGACGGTCTGGCCGCGCGCCAGCAGGATCGGCCCGTCCCCGACCCCGTTCGCCCTGAGCACGTGCTCCGCGTAGTTGAGCGTGGCGCCGGGGAACCAGCGCGCGCCCGGCATCGCCGGATCCGGCAGCACCGCGTGCGGCGGGTCGTAGGCGTGCACGCCGAAGTGGTCCCAGATCGACGACCAGAATGCCGGCAGATCCGCGACCGACCATTCCCAGAGCGCGCGATAGTCCGCGAAGCGCAGCCCGCGCTCCCGCTCCAGCCAGGCGAGATAGGCGCCGATCCGGCTGTGCTCACGGACGTCGGCGGGCGGAGACCACAGCGTTGTGCCCATCCCCCGATACTGCCCTAACCAGCGTTAAGGAGTAAGTGGACTTTCGCCATGCGGCCCAGAGATGACCGGAAAGCCGGAAAACGGTACGGTGCGCGCTATGCGACACATCTGGAGTCTGATAGCCGGGCTGGTGGCGGCACCACTGACCTGGCTCCTCCTCGCCACCGGCCAGGCGTCGTCGTCCGCGCTGATCGCCGGCTGGGTGGCTGCCGGGCGCGGGTGGGACACCCACGATCTCCTCGAGCCGGCCGCGTTCCTCCTCGTCGCCGGCGTGCTGCTCGGCACCCTCGGCACGCTGCGGATCTCCCCCCTCGGTCCGCTGGTCGCAGGCCTGCTGCTGATCGCCGCGTACGTGGCGACGTTCATCGACCCGCTGGCGGTCCGCGACGCGATCCCGAACGACTGGCGGATCGAGGGCCGCGCGGTGCCGCTGCACGTGCCACTGGACAACGGCACGCTCGCGGTGCTCGGCGTCATGCTGCTGGCCGCGCCGTTCAGCGTGCAGCGGTGGCGGCGGTGGCCGCTCGCGGTCGCCGCACCGGCCGCGGACACGCCGGCCGACCCGGACACCGCCGAGACCGCCGACGTGTCGGAATCGAACGACGTGACCATGGAGCTGAAGCCGGTGTCGCCGGCCGCCCCCTCCGCCCCCCGGCCTTCTCCGGCGGCACCGTTGACCGCCGCGAGCGTGGCCGTGCCGGGGCCGGTGGTGGAGAGCCCGGCCGCGAAGCGCGCGGCGGGAGGCGCCACCCCGTCCCCGTCCCCGTCCCCGTCCTCGCCGCAGCCGTCGCCGTCGCCCGCCGCTCCGCCGCCGTCGCCCGCGCCGCGGCCGGCCCCCGGTGGACCCGCGCCGACCGATCCGGACGGCCCCGCCCCGGAGGAGCCGCCGGTGCCGTCCGCGCGCCGTCCCGAGTCGCCGTGGTCGCAGCCGCCGAGCGGATCGAGCAACCGCACCAAGACCCCCGGTTAGCCCACTTACCTCTGCGTGACCGTCCGAATACACTCCCGGAAGCGTCGATTGCCGGGAGGTCGGATGCGCCACGTCGGCTCAGTCCTGGTGTCCCTGCTCCTCGCGCCGGTGATCTGGATCCTCGTCGGCGCGGGGCTGAACCGCTGGGGCGGCACCCCGTCCCCCAGCACGATCTTCGGCCTGCTCGCGCTCCTCACCGCCGGCACCTTCTACGCCCCACTCGTCCTGGTGCGCCTCTCCCCCGCCGGCCCCGGCCTCACCGGCCTGCTCTACCTGGCCGCCTCCTGCTGGGCCGGCCTCGCCCCCACCGGCTGGGCGGCCACGATGCCGGACAGCGCACTCGGCGCCCACGGCGCCGTCGAGGACCCGGCGCTGCACGCGGCGGCGCTGCTGGCGATCCCACTCCTCGGCACGCTGCTCGACGCCCGCCGCTGGCGCGGCTACGACCACGTACCCCCGATCGCCACCGCCGCCTCCTGGCCGCCGCCTCGCGCCGCCGTTTCCGCTCCCGCCCCGGAGAAGCCGCCGTGGCCGCCGGTCCCGGCCGGCCTGTCGGCCGTTCCGGCTCCTCGGCGTCCACCGGGTGGACGATCCGCCCACCGGGACGGATGACCGCCCGCGAATAGATCGCCTGGCGATCACTCGTATAGCGCGCAACCCGCTGATGGTGCCGTTCGGTGAACAGGCACAGCAGGGGGCGCTCATGGTCTGGGTCGTGGTGACGGCGGGTCTCGCCGCCGGAGCATGGGGTTGCGCGGACTTCCTCGCCGGCCTGCTGGCCGTGGCCGCCGCCGTCGGAGCGCTGGAAACCGTGGCCGACGCCGCCTTCGTCCTCGCCGCCGGGGACGGCCGGCTCGGCCTGGCCGCGATGCTCGCCTCGCTGTACCCCGCCGTGACGGTCCTGCTCAACGCCTACATCCTCGGCGAACGTCTGCACCTGATCCACGGCTGCGGCGTCGCCACCGCGCTCTTCGCCATCGCCTGCCTGGCCGGCTGATACCGCCCCGTTTCGGCGCATGCGTCCCCGGGAAGCCGAAGAGGACGAAAGGAGGCGTCAATGCGCACCCCCGAGCAGGTACTCAAGGATCATCTCCGCCGCCGCCAGGACGGCGACCTGGAGTCAGACCTGCGCCACAACTATCACCCCGAGGTCCGCCTGCTGTCCGCCGAGGGCATCCACCACGGCCACGACGGCGTCCGAAAGCTCGCGGAGATCCTGAAAAGCTACCTACCCGCCGGCGAATACCGCTACGACCAGGTCCTCACGGACGGCAACATCGGCATGCTCACCTGGTCCGGCCGCTGCGGCGAAGACGGCGGCATCCACGACGGCGTCGACAGCTACGTCATAGAGGACGACGTGATAGTCGCCCAGACCATCCATTATTCCTCGCAGTAAACCGCCGGAGTCGTCGGCGGCAGGACAGCGACCACCCGCGGGCCATCATTCGCCACCCCCAGCGGCCAACCACCCGGCCCGCCCCACCTCGCGCGTCCTGCCGCCGCACGGAGTCCGCATCCATCGATGCACCCGGCAGCGAGATCGACAATCACAGCTGACTCCAGCGCCGCCGCCACGGTCCCACGCGACGGCCTATTCGTTGACGAGCCTGAAGTCGCTGCTGGTGTGCCCATATTCGTGCTGATCCCGGGCCATGAGCTTCCCTGACAACCGATTCTTGACGGCGAATTCAGCACACGGAGTACGGGGAGTATAGGCAGCGGCGGAGAACGGCCTTCGCGGCCGACGGACGAAGGCCGGGCCTCGTCCGTCAGCCCAGCTCCGTCACCTTGCGGAGCAGCACCGACCGTTCCCGCTCGTTGCGGCACAGCCGGGCGGCCAGCTCCAGCTCCGCCCGCGCCTCGGCCCGGCGCCCGAGGCGGGACAGCAGCTCGCCGCGCACGGTCGGGAGCAGGTGCGAACCGGATAGGAGATCCGTCGCGGCCAGATCGTCGACCATGGGCAGGGCGCGCTCGGGGCCGTACGCCATGGCGACCGCGACCGCCCGGTTCAGGTCGACGATCGGGGACGGTGCCACGCGGCCGAGCGCCTCGTAGAGCAGCACGATCCGTTCCCAGTCGGTCTCGGCCACGGACGGCGCGGCGTCGTGGCAGGCGGCGATGCCGGCCTGGAGCCCGTACGGGCCGAGGCCCCGGCCCAGCGCGGACGCGCGGTCCAGCGCGGCCGTACCCCGCCGGATCGCGGACCGGTCCCAGAGTCGCCGGTCCTGGTCCTCCAGCAGGATCGGCTCGCCGTCCGGGCCGGTCCGGGCCGGGAACCGCGCGGCGGTCAGCTCGCAGAGCGCGAGCAGGCCGTGCACCTCCGGCTCGTCCGGCAGCAGCGCGGCGAGCATGCGGGCCAGCCGGATCGCCTCGCGGGCCAGGTCGGGGCGGAGCAGGTCCGTGCCGGAGGTGGCGGTCGAGCCCTCCGTGAAGATCACGTAGAGCACGCTCAGTACCGTGCCGAGCCGCTCCTTGCGCTGGTCCGCGGCGGGCAGCTCGAACGCGACGCGGGCGGCCGCGATGGTCTTCTTCGCCCGGGTGATCCGCGCCTGCAGCGTGGGCACCGGCACCAGGAACGCGCGGGCGATCTCCTCGCTGGTCAGGCCGCCGACCGCGCGCAGCGTGAGCGCCACGCGCGCCTCCGGCGCCAGGACCGGGTGACAGGCCGTGAAGATCAGCGCGAGGACGTCGTCGTCGATCCGGTCCGGGTCCCAGTCCTGCTCGGCCGCGGCCTCGTCCTCCACCAGCAGCGGATAGCGCCGCTCCAGCGCGCTGCGCCGCCGGAACCCGTCGATCGCACGCCGCCGCGCGGTCGACAGCAGCCAGCCGACCGGGCTGTCCGGGACGCCGTCCCGCCGCCAGGAGACCAGCGCCTCGGCCAGCGCCTCCTGCGCCACGTCCTCGGCCAGCGAGAAGTCACCGGTGTAGCGGGCGAGCGCACTGACGATCCGCGCGGACTCGATCCGCCAGACCGCCTCGACGGCCCGCCGCACCGGGTCACCGGCGAGCGGTTCACCGGCCGGCGGGCCATCGGCAGCGGCGTCCATCAGAGCTGGCCGGTCCGCTCGCGCCAGGCCCGCTCCATGATGATCCACTCGTTGTCCTGGGGGAACTCCTCGATGCTCGGAACCCGGCGGATCTCGGTCTTCGAGCCCTTGATCGCCGGCATCCGCTTCGCCCACTCGACGGCCTCCTCCTTCGTGGCCACCTCGAGGATGTAGTAGCCGCCGAACAGCTCCTTCGTCTCCCCGTACGGCCCGTCCGTCACGACCGGCTTCTCCCCGCTGTAGTCGACCACCACACCGTTCGCCGGATCGTCCAGCCCCTCCGCCGCCACCAGCACACCCGCGTCGATCAACTCCTTGTTGAACCGCCCCATCATCGCGAGCATCTCGTCGAACGACTTCTCCCCCATCTCCGCCATCGACTCATCCGTACCCCGCATGATCAGCATGTACTTCGCCACGACCGCTCTCCTCGTCTCCTCGCGGGCCGCCTCTCGACCCCCGACAATCCCAGGTCGAACACCCCACCCCCGAATCGACACGACCCCAGAACTTTTTCCGGGCCGTTTTTTCGAAGATCAAGACCTGGGTCTTCCCGCTCCCGGCGTGGTCCGGCCCGCATGCTCCCGCGGGCCAACCTCCGGCTCCCCTCCGACTCCGCTGGCGCTCCGCTCCGGTCCGCCGATCGGAGCCGGCATCCGTGTGGTCACCGAAACCCACGCCGGCCACACCGTCGCCCACCTCCCGGCCGCGCTCCCGCCGCGTCCGCAGCGGGCCCGTCGATCGACCAGTTTTCCTCTATGTGAGCCTCAGGCACGTAATTCGCGCCGAATAACGTGCCTGAGGCTCACATAGTCACAGTGGTCCGGGCGAGCGAGTGTCGCGCCGTCGGGTTCCGTCGCACATCGGTTCCCGGCGGTTCGGGGATGCGGCGGCGCGGCCGGGAGGCGGTGGCGCCGGGATCGCGGGGTTGTCGTGACCAGCGGCGGGACCGGCTCCGAGGCGGCGGCGGAGCGGCGGCGGAGCCGCCGCGAGGTTTGCCCGCGGGAGCATGCGGGGCGCGGCCGGGCCGGGAGCGGGAATATCGGGATCGCCCTGGAGCGAACTCAACGCCCGCGGCAGCGAGCGGGACGCGGCCGGGCTGGACGGGGTCAGGGGTGGAGGAGGCCGGCGGGGGCGCGCATGTGCCAGGCGTCGGTGATGAGTTCGGTGAGGCGGGTGGGGGTGACCGGGGGGAGGCGGAGCATGACCAGGGGGAGATCGTCGTAGCCGGGGGCGGTGAAGAAGAGGTCCGGCTCGCCGAGGAGGAGGGCCTGTTTCTCGGCCTCGTCGCCGACGAAGAGAACGGCGACGTCGGTACGGATGCGGCGGGGCTTGCCGGGGAGACGCTCGGGGTAGGACCAGACGAAGCCCTTCCCGGCGACGCGGAAGTCGAAGCCCTCGCTGTCGATCTCCACGACGTGCGGGAGGCCGAGCGCGATCCGGCGCACGTCGTCGGCGTCAGCCATGGCCGGTTCCCCGCATGGAGCGAGCGTACCGGCTAGATTCGGGGCATGGCGGCCAGTAAGTCGCCGGCCGTCACGGTCGAGGCCGGCGATCACGAGGTGCGTGTCTCCAACCCGGACCGGGTGTACTTTCCGGCGCTCGGGCTCACCAAGCTGGACCTGGTGCACTACTACCTGGCGGTCGGCGACGGGATCGTGCGGGCGCTGCGGGAGCGGCCGTGCATGCTGCACCGGTTCCCGGACGGGCTGGCCGGGGAGAAGGTGCATCAGAAGCGGGTGCCGCACGGCGCGCCGGACTGGCTGGAGACCGTGCGGGTGTCGTTCCCGCGGTACAAGCGGCACGCGGACGAGCTGTGCGTGACCAAACCGGCGGACGTGATCTGGGCGGTGCAGATGTCGACGGTCGAGTTCCACCCGTGGAACTCGAGGCGGGCGGACACGGAGCGGCCGGACGAGTGGCGCATCGACCTCGACCCGATGCCGGACTGCCCGTTCGACCGGGTGCGCCGGGTGGCCGCCGTCGCCCACGAGGTGCTGGACGAGCTGGGCATCGTGGGTTATCCGAAGACGTCCGGCGGGCGGGGGCTGCACGTGTACGTGCGGATCGCGCCGCGCTGGGGGTTCACGGACGTGCGGCGGGCCGCGCTGGCGTTCGCGCGCGAGGTGGAGCGGCGCGCGCCGCAGGACGTGACGACCGCGTGGTGGCGGCGGGAGCGCGATCCGAGCGCGCTGTTCGTGGACTACAACCAGAACGCGCGCGACCACACGATCGCCAGCGCGTACTCGGTGCGCGGCGTCCCGGACGCGACGGTGTCCACACCGGTCGACTGGGCGGAGATCCCCGACCTGGACCCGCGGGATTTCACGGTGCTGACCGTGCCGGAGCGGTTCGCCGCGCGCGGGGACCTCCACGCGCGGATCGACGACGAGGCGTTTCCGCTGGACCGGCTGCTGGAGTGGGCGGAGCGGGACGAGGCGGCCGGGCTCGGCGACCCCGGCACGGCGTCCGACTGAAACCGTTCCCTATTGGACATCCGGCGGTGGACGGCGCAGGCTGAGCGAGCTGTGCGAACGGGGACCGCTGAACGACGGAGCTGATCTGTGCGAATCGAGAGACGTCTACTGGCAGGCCTGACCACCCTGACCGTCACCCTCGGCGCGCTGGTCACGCCGGCCGCCGCGAGCGCGTCACCGTCCGAGCCGCCGCTCGGCGAGTTCCTCCGGCGGGCGCTCGACGGCCTGGCCTTCGAGGAGGTGCTGGACACCGCGCCGCCCACCGCCGCGGCGGTGGTGACGACCGACAAGGAGATCGCGACGGTACGGCGGGCGCCCGCCACCGTCATCGCGCCGATCGCGCAGCAGCCGCAGATCGACGCCACCGTGCTGGAGCTGGACGCGGCCGGCCGGATCATCGGTTCCGCGACCGTGCTGATGAGCCCGCGGTACCCGGACGGCGTCGTCGTCGACGTGGACCGCGACCTGCACACCACGGACGTGCGGTGGCGGGAGTGGGACGACGAGGGCTGGTACGCGAACCAGGGACAGGGCACGGTCGACATCGTGCCGGGGCGTGAGGGCGCGTCGCTGGACTTCATGTCGCCGTACCCGGCCTCGGTCATGAAGCTCATGGTCGCGTTCGGCGTGCTGCGCCTGATCGACCGCGGCACCGCCACGCTGGACGAGCCGTATCCGTACCGCCCGGCCGAGCCGAGCACGCTCTGCGGCCCGGACGCGGACGACACGCTGCGCGGCTACCTCGACCGGATGCTGACCGAGTCGTCGAACGAGGCCGCCTGCGCTCTGATCAAGTTCCTCTGGGACCGGAGCGCGGTCGACGAGCTGAACCAGACGTTCCAGAACCTCGGCCTGGAGACGCTGCGGCTGCTCAACACGCGCCCGTCGAACGGCGGCCGGTGGACCAACTCGCTCACCATGAGCTCGCTCGACACCGCGAAGCTGCTGGCCATCGTGAACGGCGGCCCCGGCACGCTGTGGACCGCGCCGAACGGCCACCGGGTCACGAAGAACGAGCTGAGCCGCGCGTCCCGCGAGTTCTTCCTGTCCATGCTGCACCAGCAGGGCTGGAACTGGATGCTGTCCACCACCAACTACTGCGGCCGCGAGTACCCGGCGCCCGGCATCCCGCAGAAGGTGGCCCCGCGCTGGATCGCCGCCGACGGCACCGTGACCGTGGCCGGCACCTCGTTCGGCGCGGACGTGCGCCCGTGCAACCGCGCGGCCGAGGTGACGTTCGCGCACAAGCCCGGCTGGGTCAGCACCAGCGGCGCCGACGCCGGCATCGTCACCTCACTCCCCGGCGAGCGCCCCCGCCACTACATCATCTCCGTCTTCTCCAACCTCGGCGAGCAGTACGTCGACGCCAACCGCCCAGCCGACGCCGGCCCGTCCGCCTACACGGAGAAGTTCGCCCGACTCGGCGCCCTCATCGACGCCTACCAGGCCCACCGCCGCTGACCGGAGCGCGGACGACGCGAGCGACGCCGGAGGCCGGGGCCTTCGGCGTCGCCGGGGCGAAACCCTGGGTCAGGCGGCGTGGGCGGGCGTGGCGCGGGCGGGCTCGGTGGGGTGGCTGGGGGTGCGAAGGCCGAGGCGGCCGCGGGTGGCGATGATGAGCACGAGGGCCGCGGCGGTGGAGGCGATCAGCTGGCCCCAGAGCGTGTCGACGGTGAAGTCGAGGGTCGGGAAGACCTCGGGCCAGAGCAGCGAGTAGGTGCTGTTGATGCCGGCGTGCAGCAGCATGATCAGCGGCACGCTCTGGCCGGTGCGGTTGAAGACCCAGGTCATGACCAGGCTCAGCGGTACGCAGCCGGCGATGAAGACG
It encodes:
- a CDS encoding glycosyltransferase family 4 protein codes for the protein MTAGQPPRVLVDATSVPADRGGVGRYVDGLLGALGGMVGTAVDLAVVALRTDQERYARMLPGAEVIAAPAAVAHRPARLAWEQTGLPMLAQQVGARVLHSPFYTCPLRAMCPVTVTVHDATFFTEPEHYDKSKRTFFRSAIKTSLRRANRVIVPSKATRDELIRLLDADPTMIDVAYHGVDHTAFHAPTDEEKARVRARLGLGGTQYVAFLGAKEPRKNVPNLIRGWARAVADRDDPPALVIAGGQGHDDDIDRAVAEVPPHLRLLRPGYLRYADLPGFLGGALVAAYPSYGEGFGLPILEAMACAAPVLTTPRLSLPEVGGDAVAYTSEAPGQIAADLAALLDDEARRRSLAKAGFDRAKEFTWESSADVHVAAWTRAAA
- a CDS encoding acetoacetate--CoA ligase, yielding MGTTLWSPPADVREHSRIGAYLAWLERERGLRFADYRALWEWSVADLPAFWSSIWDHFGVHAYDPPHAVLPDPAMPGARWFPGATLNYAEHVLRANGVGDGPILLARGQTVAPRDWTRKDLTDQVARVRAGLRARGVTRGDRVVAYAPNIPETLVLLLATASLGAVFSSCAPEFGVRSVIDRWRQIAPTVLVAVDGYRYGNKTVDRRAEVAKIRAALPSLTHTVVIPYLGDGADAEPWSALAAPTDEPLEFAPVPFDHPLYVLYSSGTTGLPKPIVHGHGGILLEHLKMLALHHDLGPGDRFLWFTTTGWMMWNFLVSGPAVGASIVLFDGDPGHPDLGAMWRLAEETGTTYFGTSAPFLLACRKAGLVPREVADLSRVRGIGSTGAPLPAEGFDWVYREVHGDLRLDSLSGGTDVCTGFVGGSPLLPVRSGRIACRALGARVEAFDPDGRPVHDRLGELVITAPMPSMPVGFWGDERGERYREAYFGVYPGVWRHGDWITIGEDGSCVITGRSDATLNRGGVRLGTAEFYAVVEGLDEVADSLVVHLEETEELLLFVVPANGLDPDPRAIRDALRTGLSPRHVPDEIHTIGAVPRTLSGKKLEVPVKRILCGTPATEAAATGALANPESLAAFEQLAARRAASG
- a CDS encoding RNA polymerase sigma factor — protein: MDAAADGPPAGEPLAGDPVRRAVEAVWRIESARIVSALARYTGDFSLAEDVAQEALAEALVSWRRDGVPDSPVGWLLSTARRRAIDGFRRRSALERRYPLLVEDEAAAEQDWDPDRIDDDVLALIFTACHPVLAPEARVALTLRAVGGLTSEEIARAFLVPVPTLQARITRAKKTIAAARVAFELPAADQRKERLGTVLSVLYVIFTEGSTATSGTDLLRPDLAREAIRLARMLAALLPDEPEVHGLLALCELTAARFPARTGPDGEPILLEDQDRRLWDRSAIRRGTAALDRASALGRGLGPYGLQAGIAACHDAAPSVAETDWERIVLLYEALGRVAPSPIVDLNRAVAVAMAYGPERALPMVDDLAATDLLSGSHLLPTVRGELLSRLGRRAEARAELELAARLCRNERERSVLLRKVTELG
- a CDS encoding MmcQ/YjbR family DNA-binding protein, whose translation is MADADDVRRIALGLPHVVEIDSEGFDFRVAGKGFVWSYPERLPGKPRRIRTDVAVLFVGDEAEKQALLLGEPDLFFTAPGYDDLPLVMLRLPPVTPTRLTELITDAWHMRAPAGLLHP
- a CDS encoding YciI family protein translates to MAKYMLIMRGTDESMAEMGEKSFDEMLAMMGRFNKELIDAGVLVAAEGLDDPANGVVVDYSGEKPVVTDGPYGETKELFGGYYILEVATKEEAVEWAKRMPAIKGSKTEIRRVPSIEEFPQDNEWIIMERAWRERTGQL
- a CDS encoding nuclear transport factor 2 family protein, translating into MRTPEQVLKDHLRRRQDGDLESDLRHNYHPEVRLLSAEGIHHGHDGVRKLAEILKSYLPAGEYRYDQVLTDGNIGMLTWSGRCGEDGGIHDGVDSYVIEDDVIVAQTIHYSSQ
- a CDS encoding mannose-1-phosphate guanylyltransferase; its protein translation is MFYTVIPAGGSGTRLWPLSRAGHPKFLHPLTGTDDSLLQATVARLEPLAPAERTFVVTGVSHAAAVSRQLAGLPESNILVEPSPRDSCAAIALAAAVIARHEPEAVMGSFAADHLIADAEAYVEVLRSAIVGAESGLLMTVGITPTHPETGYGYLQCGGDIDGGPLMRVEEFKEKPTFEVAESYVSSGRYLWNAGMFVWRVDVFLAELARQQPQLASGISRIAAAWETPEQEDVLGEVWPTLPRISVDYAVMEGAAAAGQVATVSGDFGWNDVGDFHTLGEVLTTDQAGNMVLGADASGERPKVLIKDSSDLVVVPHSGRLVAALGVRDLIVVDTDDAVLVCPRDRAQDVKQLVDELKQRGEHALV